A region from the Solibacillus sp. FSL H8-0523 genome encodes:
- a CDS encoding GNAT family N-acetyltransferase — MIELRKIDGDNIDEVVALEVGENQKDFIETTNLRSFADAHMLNADGIPATPLAIYVDDTMVGFLMYIYDTTDHESFQNEVYYGEKAYFIWHFMIDQRYQGKGYGKLAFEKMLADIENLPDGESQYVDLFYHKNNVIAKELYASFGFVETGIIQDNSVHAIKNLDKKTTESLVE, encoded by the coding sequence ATGATTGAATTACGAAAAATAGACGGGGATAACATAGATGAAGTAGTAGCACTTGAGGTTGGAGAAAACCAGAAAGATTTTATAGAAACAACGAACCTCAGAAGCTTTGCAGATGCGCATATGTTGAATGCAGACGGTATACCAGCGACGCCGCTAGCCATTTATGTGGATGATACGATGGTTGGGTTTTTGATGTATATTTATGATACGACGGATCATGAATCATTTCAAAATGAAGTTTATTACGGGGAGAAGGCCTATTTCATTTGGCATTTTATGATTGATCAGCGTTATCAAGGTAAAGGATATGGCAAGCTTGCCTTTGAAAAAATGTTGGCGGATATTGAAAATCTCCCAGATGGGGAATCACAATATGTAGACCTCTTTTATCATAAAAATAATGTCATAGCTAAAGAATTATACGCTTCATTTGGTTTTGTAGAAACAGGTATCATTCAGGATAACTCGGTGCATGCGATTAAAAATCTCGATAAGAAAACAACAGAATCCCTAGTAGAATAG
- a CDS encoding DUF6688 family protein produces MLLLIVLIAIPLYALIRMVQSFTRKTQSHDVEGGSVKMKTIDSYCSMVIYSLLLLGFYLNGSAVEAGERLRVFEFTGAKANGYASLANEYIVSVVVLLTVGMFSFLIISLNAGSLSPILYVIGSTLMISNILFAVAYLTHTGFSHDGDEYSVLLLQISFVSLFFLYIARLKDSLNHFLISQNEKEVEYSNKFMLFLYKISSNYQQMSKVWAICLFPVLVIIQLILVLFGQRPDSFIRMFLETSSFNYSNIPAPKPEIVQADGHYLCTVSAKGHKKLVKPIRAGIRSGLRIPVNRQLLIANAFENILEQYMPAFHKVIRNFYDRYGYPISRHINSKWSADVMYLLMKPLEWFFLVVLYTVDKKPENRIHMQYSELRK; encoded by the coding sequence ATGCTACTTTTAATTGTTTTAATTGCAATTCCTTTATATGCCTTAATCAGAATGGTTCAAAGTTTTACTAGGAAGACGCAGTCACATGATGTTGAGGGTGGCTCGGTCAAAATGAAAACAATTGATTCCTATTGTTCCATGGTTATTTATAGTTTACTTTTGCTTGGCTTTTATCTGAACGGTAGTGCCGTGGAGGCTGGTGAGCGATTGCGTGTTTTTGAATTTACTGGTGCTAAGGCAAATGGATATGCTTCTCTGGCCAATGAATATATAGTATCAGTTGTTGTCTTATTGACAGTAGGTATGTTTTCTTTTTTGATCATAAGTCTTAATGCTGGGTCTCTTTCGCCGATTTTGTATGTGATAGGTAGTACATTAATGATATCTAATATCCTATTTGCAGTTGCCTATCTTACTCATACAGGCTTTTCACACGATGGTGATGAATATTCGGTCCTCCTTCTGCAAATTAGCTTTGTATCACTATTTTTCTTATATATCGCAAGGTTGAAAGATTCCCTGAATCATTTTCTTATTAGCCAAAATGAAAAAGAGGTGGAGTACAGCAATAAATTTATGCTATTTCTCTACAAAATATCTAGCAACTATCAACAGATGTCAAAAGTATGGGCAATATGTTTATTTCCAGTCTTGGTCATCATCCAGCTGATTTTGGTCTTGTTTGGCCAACGCCCAGATAGCTTTATCCGCATGTTCCTTGAGACAAGCTCTTTCAACTATTCGAATATTCCTGCGCCTAAACCAGAAATAGTACAGGCTGATGGGCATTATTTGTGTACGGTCTCCGCTAAGGGGCATAAAAAATTGGTCAAACCAATCAGAGCGGGCATTAGAAGCGGATTAAGAATCCCCGTGAACCGCCAGCTGCTGATTGCTAATGCATTTGAAAACATTCTAGAACAATATATGCCAGCCTTCCATAAAGTCATCCGTAATTTTTACGATCGATATGGCTATCCAATAAGTAGGCATATCAATTCAAAATGGTCCGCAGACGTCATGTACCTTTTAATGAAGCCTTTAGAATGGTTCTTCCTTGTTGTGCTATATACGGTAGACAAAAAACCGGAAAATAGAATTCATATGCAATATAGTGAGTTGAGAAAGTAA
- a CDS encoding peptidase, with protein MKVSLQSKITLYPLSIQKDNKHYIVEEPLSGDFFELPEISVDAIKRLGKGEALAAIETVLKDAYPAEDVNIIEFVEQLVELGLVQNVDGVQVNRNKEKQAKSASDAAGFLWIPHWVGRLFFNKTMNLFYLLLLVSNILILFLNPEFFPHYKDIFLFDSMVLNMISYLLISLVLILIHEFGHVLAIRSYDLPAKLSIGNRLIFIVFETDLTQAWKLEPKQRNILYLAGMSFEQIILFLSFGFMLLFPDANFVGILGIVVLDLFIKFIYQCCFYMKTDVYYVIENVTGCYNLMENGQTYLSSFLKKHRKSGKNHKEMFQDEWNLIRMYSVFYIVGVFLTLLLAVLYFVPQLYYMFTTIYLNLLGVGNRAAFWDAMAFFVMMMIMLILLVYLARKKEVK; from the coding sequence TTGAAGGTATCCTTGCAATCAAAAATAACGTTATATCCGCTATCCATTCAAAAAGATAACAAACATTATATCGTGGAGGAGCCGCTTTCCGGTGATTTCTTTGAATTGCCTGAGATAAGTGTTGATGCAATCAAACGATTGGGAAAAGGTGAAGCATTAGCAGCAATAGAAACGGTACTTAAAGATGCCTACCCAGCGGAAGATGTGAATATCATTGAATTTGTGGAACAATTGGTCGAGTTAGGACTTGTTCAAAATGTAGATGGTGTGCAAGTTAATAGAAATAAAGAGAAGCAGGCTAAATCTGCATCAGATGCAGCTGGTTTCTTATGGATTCCACACTGGGTTGGACGTTTGTTTTTTAATAAAACGATGAACCTATTTTACTTGCTTCTGCTCGTATCGAACATATTAATTCTTTTCTTGAATCCAGAATTTTTTCCTCATTACAAAGATATATTCCTATTCGATTCCATGGTACTAAATATGATTAGTTATCTATTAATATCATTGGTGTTAATTTTAATTCATGAGTTTGGGCATGTCCTGGCCATTCGATCGTATGATTTACCAGCTAAGTTAAGTATCGGAAACCGGCTGATTTTTATTGTTTTTGAAACCGACCTGACTCAAGCGTGGAAGCTCGAACCTAAACAGCGCAATATCTTGTATCTTGCAGGCATGTCTTTTGAACAGATTATTCTTTTCCTATCATTCGGTTTTATGCTGCTTTTTCCAGATGCAAATTTTGTCGGAATTCTTGGCATCGTCGTATTAGATCTTTTTATTAAATTTATATATCAATGCTGTTTCTATATGAAAACAGATGTCTATTACGTCATTGAAAATGTAACAGGATGTTATAACCTAATGGAGAATGGCCAAACATATTTGAGTTCATTCCTTAAGAAACATCGGAAATCAGGGAAGAATCATAAAGAGATGTTCCAGGATGAATGGAATCTGATTCGTATGTATAGTGTATTTTACATAGTTGGAGTCTTCTTAACTTTACTTTTAGCAGTTTTGTATTTTGTACCACAGCTCTATTACATGTTTACTACAATTTATTTAAATCTACTGGGAGTAGGAAACCGTGCAGCGTTTTGGGATGCTATGGCATTTTTTGTAATGATGATGATAATGCTTATCTTATTAGTTTATTTGGCGAGAAAAAAGGAAGTTAAATAA
- a CDS encoding HD-GYP domain-containing protein, producing the protein MKRTSLLQEEKRSTILFLWLFYVVFFVYEIFYYNLFPAFPWSNVGAKSTVWYDFMFVKYGVIIALIPLSIYLIKKEKTESVKYILFLGYFSTNLFSDILYYKDSTLTYTSGNLVELVIILFSPIFVNKKFTYYITVGLLLKYILVGIFIQDPLVLFPISVMIVLSFISFILLHRFLNYIKALKYSYDEQLEGIVKGVIATLELKDPYTRGHSERVAAYAMNMAEATGKFKPSELNYYYYACLLHDIGKVNIPDSILTKSGRLTDEEYDIIKTHPVVGAEAMRDVDGVADNIEVIYHHHERWDGKGYPDGLAGENIPFLARVTAVADAFDAMTSSRSYRPALQFEEAYQRILDGQGSQFDPQLVEIFKQIYPDWVQISKIYRKGMDMRGGEIRENSQT; encoded by the coding sequence ATGAAGAGAACATCTTTGTTACAAGAAGAAAAGCGTTCAACAATACTATTTTTATGGCTATTTTATGTAGTATTTTTTGTTTATGAAATATTTTATTATAACCTTTTCCCAGCATTTCCGTGGAGCAATGTTGGTGCAAAGAGTACAGTATGGTACGATTTTATGTTTGTTAAATATGGAGTCATCATTGCGCTCATCCCTTTATCTATTTATTTGATTAAAAAGGAGAAAACAGAATCTGTAAAATACATATTATTTTTAGGTTATTTTTCAACTAATTTATTTTCAGATATATTGTATTATAAAGATAGTACGCTTACTTACACTAGTGGAAATCTAGTAGAACTTGTAATTATACTTTTCTCTCCAATCTTTGTGAATAAGAAATTTACATATTATATAACAGTTGGTTTATTACTGAAATATATTTTGGTTGGTATATTTATACAGGATCCGTTGGTTTTGTTTCCAATTAGTGTAATGATCGTACTATCATTTATTTCCTTTATATTACTTCACCGTTTTTTAAATTATATCAAAGCATTGAAATACTCATACGATGAACAATTGGAGGGTATTGTTAAAGGAGTTATTGCTACACTAGAGTTGAAGGATCCGTATACTCGGGGACATAGTGAACGAGTTGCTGCATATGCAATGAATATGGCAGAGGCTACAGGGAAATTTAAACCGTCTGAATTAAATTATTATTATTATGCCTGTCTATTACATGATATTGGAAAAGTTAATATACCGGATTCAATTTTGACAAAGTCTGGTAGATTGACAGATGAAGAATATGATATAATTAAGACGCATCCTGTTGTGGGAGCCGAAGCTATGCGAGATGTAGATGGGGTTGCCGATAATATTGAAGTGATTTACCATCATCATGAAAGATGGGACGGGAAAGGGTATCCAGATGGACTGGCTGGGGAAAATATTCCGTTTTTAGCCAGAGTTACGGCGGTTGCCGATGCTTTTGATGCGATGACTTCATCCAGATCCTATCGCCCTGCACTTCAATTTGAAGAAGCGTATCAACGAATTCTCGATGGACAAGGGAGTCAGTTTGATCCACAACTGGTAGAAATATTTAAACAAATATACCCAGATTGGGTGCAAATTTCTAAAATATATCGTAAAGGTATGGACATGAGAGGAGGAGAAATACGTGAAAATTCGCAAACTTAA
- a CDS encoding phosphotransferase: MDQKILELLNGIYPVDFIKVEAVTNEMYRCTATQGEYFARITNYKSHDEQVEEVTYTNYLHKEGLGVSPTIVSINGKEVEKIILNNKEVLTVLYEVAPGKHLARIQWNATVLKELGRQIGKLHRLSRKFEEIHPTRYINDWYQNEEYAFLKYIPEEETKIRAVAQEILTKIKDIPKDNANYGLLHGDLWLENVVVDQDLKLTMVDFQDCEKHFYIFDLAVPIYSAIEYSFVGGGNIIDYGRGITKAIIEGYQEENDIPKEMLEKLPLFIKLKEVFEYSLMHMYWNKDKLTEEQIRIMNHFRMRIERDHSFLDINGLFLK; encoded by the coding sequence ATGGATCAAAAAATTCTAGAATTGCTCAACGGAATCTATCCAGTGGATTTTATTAAAGTGGAAGCAGTAACAAATGAAATGTATCGCTGTACCGCAACACAAGGTGAATACTTTGCAAGAATTACAAACTACAAAAGTCATGATGAACAAGTAGAAGAGGTTACCTATACCAACTATTTACATAAAGAAGGGCTAGGGGTATCACCTACAATCGTTTCAATTAATGGTAAAGAGGTAGAAAAGATTATCCTCAATAACAAGGAAGTATTAACGGTTCTTTATGAAGTTGCTCCTGGTAAGCACTTAGCAAGAATTCAATGGAATGCAACGGTTTTAAAAGAGTTAGGCAGGCAAATTGGTAAATTACATCGCCTATCTAGAAAATTCGAAGAGATCCATCCGACTAGATATATCAATGATTGGTATCAAAATGAGGAATATGCTTTCTTGAAATATATCCCTGAGGAAGAAACTAAGATTAGAGCTGTTGCACAAGAAATTTTAACAAAGATTAAAGACATCCCAAAAGACAATGCCAATTATGGATTGTTACACGGGGATTTATGGTTAGAGAATGTAGTTGTAGATCAGGATTTAAAACTGACAATGGTTGATTTTCAAGATTGTGAGAAGCATTTTTATATCTTTGATTTAGCTGTTCCAATATATAGTGCAATCGAGTATTCATTTGTCGGTGGTGGGAATATCATTGACTATGGAAGAGGTATTACAAAAGCAATCATCGAGGGATACCAAGAAGAAAACGACATCCCAAAGGAAATGTTAGAAAAGCTGCCCTTATTTATAAAACTAAAAGAAGTCTTTGAATATAGCTTAATGCATATGTACTGGAATAAAGATAAGTTAACGGAAGAACAGATAAGAATAATGAACCACTTTAGAATGAGAATTGAAAGAGATCATTCTTTCCTTGACATAAACGGTTTGTTTTTAAAATAG
- a CDS encoding MFS transporter, whose translation MKKSFHFLWISQLFANLGDVFYIVGLISILYQASESPFYMALLPFLNMTGRMISSSFAPLVFNHYRLKQLLVISQALKTALLLILAVGSLYTLSLYFMFSIIFAVAFLDGLAQPASTALIPRIVDKSQLLRANGLLSMINESTQLGGWALGGILVAAMNGEIVIWITFILFVLSTLCLLFVIDHTPFERKRNIPKKQQLTEGFQLIWNNHSFRTIHVMVIFESIANVVWVAAIMYLFVADVLHVSEAWWGYINTTFFIGLVIGGFICTKYEQFFEKNLKYIVLFSSFAMAITMILFGFNRVAIVALLLSLFFGVFDQFKGILLGTWLQLKATDDQLIKVYSAQGVLTSMLFGLSTLLAGVFANVFSVQWLFIGAGLLLLLSAIYFSCVQKRFV comes from the coding sequence ATGAAAAAATCGTTTCATTTTTTATGGATTAGTCAGTTATTTGCAAACTTAGGTGACGTTTTTTATATAGTTGGGTTAATTTCTATTTTATATCAGGCAAGTGAATCGCCATTTTACATGGCGTTATTACCATTTTTAAACATGACTGGTCGTATGATTAGTAGCAGTTTTGCCCCCCTAGTATTTAATCATTATCGTTTAAAGCAGTTACTCGTTATTTCTCAAGCATTAAAAACAGCTTTGTTGTTAATATTGGCAGTGGGTTCACTCTATACACTGTCATTATACTTTATGTTTAGTATCATCTTTGCCGTCGCATTTTTAGATGGACTTGCACAACCAGCTAGCACTGCGCTTATTCCTCGAATCGTGGATAAATCCCAGCTTCTACGCGCTAATGGCCTTTTATCAATGATAAATGAATCGACACAGCTTGGTGGATGGGCACTGGGCGGGATACTTGTGGCAGCAATGAATGGGGAAATTGTTATTTGGATAACGTTCATACTATTTGTACTTTCTACATTGTGTCTGTTGTTTGTTATTGACCATACGCCATTTGAAAGAAAAAGAAATATCCCTAAAAAACAACAGTTAACAGAAGGCTTTCAACTAATATGGAACAATCATTCCTTCCGTACGATTCATGTAATGGTTATCTTTGAATCCATTGCAAATGTGGTTTGGGTTGCAGCCATTATGTATCTTTTTGTTGCTGACGTACTACATGTCTCTGAGGCATGGTGGGGTTATATTAATACGACCTTCTTCATTGGATTAGTTATAGGTGGTTTTATTTGTACCAAATATGAGCAATTTTTTGAAAAAAACTTAAAATATATTGTGTTATTTTCATCGTTTGCAATGGCGATTACAATGATTTTGTTTGGATTTAATCGCGTGGCAATTGTAGCACTATTATTAAGTCTATTCTTCGGAGTTTTTGATCAGTTCAAAGGAATCCTACTTGGTACGTGGCTACAATTAAAAGCAACGGATGATCAACTTATAAAAGTGTATAGTGCACAAGGTGTATTAACCTCAATGTTATTCGGTTTATCAACATTACTTGCAGGGGTATTTGCAAATGTTTTTTCTGTACAATGGCTTTTCATTGGTGCAGGTTTACTATTACTACTGTCCGCAATTTATTTTAGTTGTGTACAAAAAAGATTTGTATAA